One segment of Anguilla anguilla isolate fAngAng1 chromosome 1, fAngAng1.pri, whole genome shotgun sequence DNA contains the following:
- the LOC118210179 gene encoding alpha-1,6-mannosyl-glycoprotein 2-beta-N-acetylglucosaminyltransferase — MRFKIHKRNALGVSLIAFLALTLVYLIRKNNSNLDKVIVNKDGVALPHASTQIATKSKFQYDTVFNMKRSVYDGNYRQFIQNADQFTADFQLVLVVQVHNRPAYLKLLLDSLSKAPDVHEFLLIFSHDYFSEEIDSMIQGIRFCRVLQIYFPYSTQLYPNEFPGQDPRDCPRDISKEEAIKKGCLNAECPDSYGHYREASFTQTKHHWWWKLHFVWERVRILEGYSSYVVFMEEDNYILPDFYHCLREMAELKKRECPDCDILVLGNHDTSVRFEELGNKMETTGWLSTKHNIGMSFTKEVYYKLMGCSSEFCSYDDYNWDWTLQHLSGTCISTPLKVLASRASRVLHTGNCGLHQNGACRPETAMQHVEEMLRAAKPSLFPQRLVLSRQEAAEHKAHVKNGGWGDTRDHTLCKNYGKVL; from the coding sequence ATGCGATTTAAAATACACAAGAGGAATGCGCTTGGCGTTTCGCTTATCGCATTCCTCGCACTCACATTAGTATACTTAATACGCAAGAACAATTCCAATTTAGATAAAGTCATCGTGAATAAAGACGGTGTGGCTTTACCACATGCAAGTACGCAGATCGCGACCAAAAGTAAGTTTCAGTACGACACCGTGTTTAACATGAAGAGGTCGGTGTACGATGGCAACTACCGACAGTTCATTCAGAACGCAGACCAGTTCACAGCGGACTTTCAATTGGTTTTAGTGGTACAGGTCCACAACAGACCCGCCTACCTGAAATTGCTACTGGATTCTCTGTCCAAGGCACCGGACGTCCACGAATTCCTTTTGATTTTTAGCCACGATTATTTTTCGGAGGAAATTGATAGTATGATACAAGGGATACGGTTCTGCAGGGTGTTGCAAATTTACTTCccctacagcacacagctgtATCCTAACGAGTTTCCCGGGCAGGACCCGCGGGACTGCCCTAGAGACATTTCCAAGGAAGAGGCCATAAAAAAGGGGTGCCTGAACGCCGAGTGCCCTGATTCATATGGCCATTACAGAGAGGCATCCTTCACGCAGACTAAGCACCACTGGTGGTGGAAGCTACACTTTGTTTGGGAGCGAGTTCGAATTCTGGAGGGATACAGCAGCTATGTTGTTTTCATGGAGGAGGACAACTACATTCTACCAGATTTCTACCACTGTCTGAGAGAAATGGCTGAGCTGAAAAAGCGCGAGTGTCCTGACTGTGACATCCTAGTCCTGGGTAACCACGATACATCGGTGCGCTTTGAGGAGCTCGGCAATAAGATGGAAACGACTGGGTGGCTGTCCACAAAGCACAACATTGGAATGAGCTTCACCAAGGAGGTCTACTACAAGCTCATGGGGTGCAGTAGCGAGTTCTGCTCTTACGACGACTATAACTGGGACTGGACCCTCCAGCACCTGTCCGGTACGTGCATCTCCACGCCGCTGAAGGTCCTGGCGTCGCGCGCATCTCGAGTGCTGCACACCGGGAATTGCGGACTGCACCAGAATGGCGCCTGCCGGCCTGAAACGGCGATGCAGCACGTGGAGGAGATGCTGCGGGCGGCGAAACCTTCCCTCTTCCCCCAGCGGCTGGTTCTGAGCCGCCAGGAAGCGGCGGAGCACAAGGCGCATGTTAAAAATGGCGGCTGGGGGGACACCCGTGACCATACACTTTGCAAAAACTACGGCAAAGTCCTGTGA